TCAATCTCCCCCGGCAGCTCGGTGCCCACCGCGGGAAGGGCACCCCCCTCGGGCAGCTCCAGGACGTGGTGCACGAGCCCCGCGTCATCGACCTGGACATCTCGCACCGCGGCCCCCCCCAGCACGCCCCGGTCCGCCATCTGCCCTCCCGCCTCCGGATAGAACGCGGTGCGATCCAGAATGATCGAGGGCGTGCCATTCCAAGCCGCGTGCGCCACCACGCGTCCGGTGAAGCGGTGCAGGAAGGGATCGGCGAAGTAGAGGCGCTCGGTGGAAGCCATGGGTGTCAAAAGGGATACCACGGAGGGGAAGGGCGGATTTGGCCCCTTCTCACCTACACCCCCCCTGGTCCTGCCTGCCTGTCCACATCCCAGGCGGAGTTCCGGACAACCCCTCCCCCAGAACCTTCTTTCCCAACTTGACGAGCCGCATTAGCGTACTGCGTTACGGAGTATGGGTGTACCCGTACCGGGTTTCGCCCGGGTGCAAAGAGGGAGCCAACTGATGTCGTCGTTTATCCCGGGGCGTTACGGGCTCTATGAACCCGAGATGGAGCACGATGCGTGTGGTGTCGGCTTCGTGGTCCATATCAAGGGGGAGCGGTCGCGCAGCATCGTCGAAGAGGGTCTGGAGCTGCTCAACAGGTTGAGTCACCGGGCTGCCGCGGGACGAGATCCAGAAACGGGAGATGGTGCCGGCATTTTGATCCAAATGCCTCACCGTTTCTTCGAGCGCGAAGTCCCTCGGTTGGGTTTTGAACTTCCGCCGCGCCGACAGTATGCGGTCGCTCAAGCGTTCCTCCCGCCGGACCCCCAAGCCCGGGCCGCCTGCGAGGCCATCCTCGAAGAGGTCGTCGCCGAGGAAGGACAACGGGTGTTGGGCTGGCGCGACGTGCCGGTGGCCCCGGAGCACCTGGGCACCGTGGCCCGCGAGGTGGCCCCCGTCATCCGCCAGCTGTTCGTGGCCCGGCGCCGCGTGGTGCCCAGCGCCTTCGAGCGCAAGCTGTACCGCATCCGCAAGCTCGCGGGGAACCGCGTGGAAGCGCGCGGCGTGGACCCCAACAAGCGCTTTCACGTGGCCAGCTTCTCCGCCGAGACCATCGTCTACAAAGGCCTGCTGCTGCCCCGGCAACTGCCCCTGTTCTACGTGGACTTGCAGCACCCGGAGATGGTGAGCGCGCTGGCGCTGGTGCACTCCCGCTTCTCCACCAACACCTTCCCGACGTGGGAGCTGGCCCAGCCGTTCCGGTACATTGCCCACAACGGCGAGATCAACACGCTGCGCGGCAACCGCAACTGGATGACCGCCCGCCGGGGGTTGCTCCAATCGGCCCGCTTCGGCGGCAGCCTGGAGCCCCTCTTCCCCCTCATCGTTCCCGGCAAGAGTGACTCCGCCCAGTTCGACAACATGATGGAGTTGCTGTGCCTGGGTGGGCGCACGCTGCCGCACGCCCTGATGATGATGATCCCCGAGGCGTGGGAAGGCCACGCCACGATGAGTGACGAGCGCCGCGCCTTCTACGAGTACTCCTCGGCCCTGCTGGAGCCGTGGGACGGCCCGGCGGCCATCGCCTTCACGGACGGCCAGCTCATCGGCGCTACGCTGGACCGCAACGGCTTGCGGCCCGCGCGCTACCTCGTCACCGAGGACGACCGCGTCATCCTCTCCTCGGAGACGGGCGTGCTCGACGTGCACCCCTCGCAGGTGCGCCGCAAGGGCCGCCTCACCCCGGGCCGCATGCTTCTGGTGGACACCACCGAGGGCCGCATCCTCGAGGACGAGGAAGTCAAGGCGGACATCTCCGGCCGCTGGCCCTACCGCCGGTGGCTCCAGCGCAACGTGTTCACCTTCGACGATCTGCCCACCCGCCCGGCCCCCGCCCGGCTCACGGGACAGGAGCTGTGGCGGTTGCAGCGCGCCTTCGGCTACACGGATGAGGACACGCGGCTGCTCTTGCGCCCCATGGCCGAGACGGGCAAGGAGCCAGTGGGCTCCATGGGCACGGACACGCCCCTGGCGGTGCTCAGTGACCAGGCCCCCAGCCTCTTCTCCTACTTCCACCAGCTCTTCGCGCAGGTGACCAACCCGCCCATTGATCCCATCCGCGAGGCGTTGGTGATGACGCTCGGGACGGGCCTGGGGCCGGAAGGCAACACCCTGGAGGAGACCCCCGAGCAGTGCCACCGCATGGCCCTGCCGGGCCCGATCCTCACCAACGGCCAGTTCGCCCGTCTGGCGGCGGTCCGCGGCGAAGGCGTCTTCGAGACGCACGTGCTCTCGCTGCTCTACCCGGTGGACGGCGACGAAGCTTCGCTGGAACAAGCGGTGGAGCGGTTGTGTTCGCGGGCGGTGGAGGCGGTGGATGCGGGCGCCAGCATTCTCGTGCTGAGCGACCGCGGTGTGGACGCGGCGCACGTGCCCATTCCCGTGCTGCTGGCCCTCTCCTCGGTGCACCAGCGCCTCGTGCGCGACGGCATCCGCATGTACACCGGCCTGGTGGTGGAGACGGCCGAGGCGCGCGAGGTGCACCACTTCGCCTGCCTCTTTGGCTACGGCGCTTCGGCGGTCAACCCCTACCTGGCCCTGGACACCCTCCGGGCCATGGCCGAGGCGGGCGATCTCCAGGTGGACCACGAGAAGGCCCAGGAGCAGTTCATCCACGGCATTGAAGAGGGCCTGCTCAAGGTGATGTCCAAGATGGGCATCTCCACGCTGCAGTCCTACCGTGGCTCGCAGCTCTTCGAGGCCGTGGGGCTGGAGCGCCACCTCATCGAGCGTCACTTCACCGGCACGCCTTCCCGGATCGAAGGCGTGGGCCTGCCGGAGCTGGGCCGCGAGGTGCGCGAGCGCCATGAGCGTGGCTTCGGCCAGACGGCCAACCTGGACACGGCCGTCCTGCCCGCGGGAGGCCTGTACCAGTGGCGCCGCCGGGGCGAGACGCACAAGTGGAACCCGGCCACGCTGGCCAAGCTCCAGACGGCGGCCCGGACCAACAACCCGCTCCTCTTCGCCGAGTACTCGCGGCTGGCGGACGACGAGACCCAGGAGCACTGCAACCTGCGCGGGCTCTTGGAGGTGGTCTCCGAGGGTCACACCTCCGTGCCGCTCGAGGAAGTGGAGCCCGCGAGCGAGATTGTCCGTCGCTTCGTCACCGGCGCCATGTCCTTTGGCTCCATCAGCGCCGAGGCCCACGAGACGCTCGCCATCGCGATGAACCGCATTGGCGGGCGCTCCAACAGCGGCGAGGGCGGTGAGGAGTCCCACCGCTACCAGCTGGACGAGAACGGCGACTCCCGCCGCAGCGCCATCAAGCAGGTGGCCAGCGCCCGCTTCGGCGTCACCACCGAGTACCTGGTCAACGCCAGCGAGCTGCAGATCAAGATGGCCCAGGGCGCCAAACCCGGCGAGGGCGGTCAGCTGCCGGGCCACAAGGTGGACGAACGCATCGCACGCGTGCGCTGGTCCACGCCGGGCGTGACGCTCATCTCCCCTCCCCCTCACCACGACATCTACTCCATCGAGGACCTGTCGCAGCTCATCTATGATCTCCAGTCGGTGAACCCGCAGGCGCGGGTGAGCGTGAAGCTGGTGAGCGAGGTGGGCGTGGGCACCATCGCCGCGGGCGTGTCCAAGGCCGGCGCGGGGTGCGTGGTCATCTCCGGCTACGAGGGCGGCACGGGCGCCTCGCCCCTGTCCAGCATCAAGCACGCGGGACTTCCGTGGGAGCTGGGGCTGGCGGAGACGCAACAAGTGCTGGTGCACAACGGCCTGCGCAGCCGCATCCGGGTCCAGGTGGACGGCGGCTTGCGCACCGCGAAGGACGTGCTCATGGCGGCGATGATGGGGGCCGAGGAGTTCGGCATGGCCACCGCCAGCCTCATCGCGCTGGGCTGCATCATGCTGCGCAAGTGCCACCTCAACACCTGCTCGGTGGGCATCGCCACGCAGGACCTGGCGCTGCGCGAGCGCTTCCACGGCAAGCCCGAGCACGTGGTGAACTTCTTCTACATGGTGGCCGAGGACCTGCGCCGGCAGATGGCGGCCTTGGGCTTCCGGAAGCTCGAAGAGGCGGTGGGCCGGGTGGACCTGCTGCGGCAGCGCTCCAGCATGGCGCACTGGAAGGCGCGGAAGGTGAACCTCTCCGCCCTGCTGGAGCCGCCCAAGGCTCCCGCCAGCGAGCCCCGGCGCTGCGACACGCCCCACCGCAAGGACGTGTCGGACCACCTGGACCACGAGCTGCTGCGCAACGCGGGCCCCGCCCTGGAGGGAAGCTCCCCAACGTTCCTGACCCGGCCGGTGAGCAACATCCACCGCGCCGTGGGCGCCATGCTGTCTGGCGAAATCGCCAAGCGCCACGGGGCCCGAGGACTTCCGGACGGCCAACTGCGCATCCGCCTCCAAGGCTCGGCCGGACAGAGCTTCGGCGCATTCCTGGCCAGCGGGGTGACGCTGGAGCTGGAGGGAGACTCCAACGACTACCTCGGCAAGGGGCTCTCTGGCGGGCGCATCATCGTCTATCCCCCCTCCAGCAGCCGCTTTGTCCCGGAGGAGAACGTGCTGGTGGGCAACACCGTGCTCTACGGCGCCACGGCCGGCGAGGTGTACCTGCGAGGCCTGGCCGGTGAGCGCTTCGCGGTGCGCAACAGCGGGGCCCAGGCCGTCGTCGAAGGCGTGGGAGACCATGGCTGCGAGTACATGACGGGCGGCGTGGTGGTGGTGCTCGGCCCCACGGGGCGCAACTTCGCCGCGGGCATGAGCGGCGGCACCGCCTACGTGCTCGACCGGGAGCGCACCTTCCGCAAGAGCTGCAACCTGGAAATGGTGGAGCTGGAGTCCCTGGTGGATGAATCGGAGCTCTGGCTCGTCCACGGAATGATCGAGCGCCATTTCCACCACACGAACAGCACGCTCGCACGGCGGGTGCTCGACAACTGGGAGCTGATGGTGCCGCAATTCGTGAAGGTGATGCCCACCGATTACAAGCGGGTGCTCCAGGCACGGCGCGCGGCGCGCAAGCCCCCCTCCGTCATGCCACAGCGGCTGCATGCCGTCGGGAGCGAGGGCTGAGCCATGGGAAAGCCAACAGGGTTTCTGGAGTGGTCCCGCCGTCCCGCCCCCAAGCGGGAGAAGACCGAGCGCGTTCAGGACTGGAAGGAGTTCGTGCTGCCGCTGGCGCCCGACGAGGCGAAGCGGCAGGCGGGGCGCTGCATGGACTGTGGCGTCCCCTTCTGTCAGCAGGGCTGTCCGCTGGGCAATCCCATCCCGGACTTCAACGACGCCGTCTACAACGGGCGCTGGAAGGCGGCGTACCTCTCGCTGAGCGGCACCAACAACTTCCCGGAGTTCACAGGGCGGCTCTGCCCGGCGCCGTGTGAAGCCTCCTGCGTCCTGTCCATCAATCAGGACGCGGTGACCATCGAGCAGATGGAGAAGGAGATCGCCGAGCGGGCCTTCGCCGAGGGCTGGGTGACGCCCCGTCCCCCCGCGTCCCGCACGGGCCGCAGCGTAGCGGTGGTGGGCTCGGGTCCCGCGGGGCTTGCCGCGGCGGCACAGCTCAACCAAGCGGGACACACCGTCACCGTCTACGAGCGGGACGACCGGCTCGGGGGCCTGATGCGCTATGGCATCCCGGACTTCAAGATGGAGAAGTCGGTGCTGGACCGGCGCCTGGCCGTGATGGAGGCCGAGGGCGTGGTGTTCCGCACCGGCGTGGATGTGGGCAAGGAGATCGGCTTCCGGGCCCTCCGCGAGCAGCATGACGCCGTCGTGCTGGCCCTGGGCGCGCGCAAAGCCCGTGAGCTGGAAGTGCCCGGACGCGAGTTGGAAGGCGTGCTGCCCGCGATGCAGTTCCTGGAGCACCAGAACCGGGTGGTCTCCGGGCTGGCCACACCGGACCCGCGGCTGAGCGCGGCCGGCAAGCGGGTGCTCATCCTGGGCGGTGGCGACACCGGCTCGGACTGCCTGGGCACGTCGATCCGGCAGGGAGCGAAGAGCGTGACCCAGGTGGAGCTGATGCCGGCCCCGCCCCATGTCCGGGCCGCCGACAATCCCTGGCCGCGCTGGCCACTGTTGTTCCGCACCTCTTCCAGCCAGGAAGAGGGCGGCGTCCGCGAGTTCGGCTTCATGACGAAACACCTGTCAGGCCAGGACGGCCGCCTCCAGGCGCTGCACGCGGTGAAGGTGGAGCCCCGGCGCGAGGGAGATGGTCCCCTCCGGCTGATTGAGGCGCCCGGCTCCGAGGTGACGCATGAAGTGGACATGCTGATCCTCGCCATGGGCTTCACGGGACCGGACACGGCGCAACTGAGCGAGCAGTTGGGGGTGAAGATCACGCCCCGTGGCACGGTGCAGATCGACAAGCACTTCGCGACCTCGGCGGACGGCGTGTTCTGCGCGGGCGACGCGAGCCGGGGGGCCAGCCTCATCGTCTGGGCCCTCTCGGAGGGACGCGAGGCGGCGAAGGCCGTTGACGCCTACCTCACAGGCCTCCCCTCCGCCCTGCCGAGCCGAGGCCGGGACGCCGCCTTCGGCTGAGCCGGCCGAGGAGGCCCCTGACCCCTCAGGCGCCTCCAACACCTCTTCGGGCACGGCGCTCAGTTGCCGAGCGCCGTGCGGATGAGCGGCTTGAGGTCCTGCTCCAGATCCACCGAGAAGGCCACCACGCTCCCCGTGGCATCGCCGCTCGACAGTTGCATGCCCAGGATGGCGTAGTAACCATCTTCGATGACGAGGCGATCGCCACGCGCCGGCCGGGCGTGAAGTCACCCACCATCTGCTCGAACACCTTGCGGTCCCGAGAGTCGTAGATGGCCAACCCCATGCTGGTGACGCCTGCCGCCGCGTCCCACGGTGAAGCCAGAGGAGCCCCTCCTGCGAGTTCTCCGGCTCCCATCTCCACGGGTGCCCCATCGAGGGGGACTCCCTCCTCGGAGACCGGAACGTGGGTGCCACCACAAGCCCACAGCATGAAAACCACTGCGACACTCCCCACACGCAAGACAGCGGTCATGAACAACCTCCGCTCTCATCAACACGCGGGCTTTGAATGGGCTGCGGGGAGTTCACGACTGCGGCTTGGGAGCGGCACGAGGGGGGCAAGAGGTGCCTGCTGCCCTCCCTCGTGGACCCGTCAGCTACTTCGGCTGGAGCTCGTTCTTGCTCTGCTGCGCCATGACCGCCATGTTGCGCAGATGCGGCTCGGAGGCGTCGCCGAACCGCTTGATGATCTCATCGTAGGCGGCCACTGCCTCCTGGGGCCGATTCTTGAACCGCAGGAGCATGGACTTGCTGAAGAGCGCTCCCGCCACCAGTGGCTTCAGCGCCGGATCGCTGCTGGCCCCGAACCGCTGCACCACCTCATCGTAGAGCGGCAGCGCCTCGTCCTGACGGCCCAGGTTCGCCAGCGTATCGGCCATGGTGAAGAGCGCCCCCGCCACCGGCACGGGCAGCGCCGCGGCGGCAGCGCCCTTGATCAGATCGGAACACAAGATCAGGGCGTTGTCGTTCTGATTCAGATCCCTCAGGACGTTGGCCTTCTGCAGAAGTGCCCTCGCCGCCGCCTCACGCAGGGCCGGCTCGCTCCCTTCGGATCGCTTGATCGCCTCGTCGTAGAACGGCAGCGCCTCCAGGGGCTTCTGCATCCGGTGCAGGGCAATGCCCTTGTTGGTGAAAGCACGCACCACCTGCACGCGCAGGCCCGCCTCCTTGCTTCCGCCGAACTTCTGGATCACCTCGTCGTAGAGCGGCAGGGCCTCCTCGCTCTTGTTCACGTCGGACAGCCCGACTCCCTTATCGACGAGTTCCTTCGCTACTTGCTCAGACATTCACCACCTCGCGTACTGGCTGGGCCATCCCCCCCTCTTCAGGAGGAACAGACAGGGAAGACCTGCGTTCTACCCCGTCCTGAAGAAACCCACATCCGGAAACCCACACTGGAGGTGACGCACCGAGGGCAAGGCGACGGCGAGCAGCCAGGAAGACCGTGCGCCGGCGCCTGTTGACAGGGGGGGACGGTTGGCAGAGAAGGCCGTCCTCCGTGCCCTCCCCTTTCCGCTCTTCTCTCCTGCCTGGCCCGGGCGCACGCCCATGAGCACAGCCCGGCGGGGGGCCGATGCCTTCCTGTTCCAGGTGATGCTCGGCCTGTGCTCCATCTGG
This genomic window from Stigmatella ashevillena contains:
- the gltB gene encoding glutamate synthase large subunit, giving the protein MSSFIPGRYGLYEPEMEHDACGVGFVVHIKGERSRSIVEEGLELLNRLSHRAAAGRDPETGDGAGILIQMPHRFFEREVPRLGFELPPRRQYAVAQAFLPPDPQARAACEAILEEVVAEEGQRVLGWRDVPVAPEHLGTVAREVAPVIRQLFVARRRVVPSAFERKLYRIRKLAGNRVEARGVDPNKRFHVASFSAETIVYKGLLLPRQLPLFYVDLQHPEMVSALALVHSRFSTNTFPTWELAQPFRYIAHNGEINTLRGNRNWMTARRGLLQSARFGGSLEPLFPLIVPGKSDSAQFDNMMELLCLGGRTLPHALMMMIPEAWEGHATMSDERRAFYEYSSALLEPWDGPAAIAFTDGQLIGATLDRNGLRPARYLVTEDDRVILSSETGVLDVHPSQVRRKGRLTPGRMLLVDTTEGRILEDEEVKADISGRWPYRRWLQRNVFTFDDLPTRPAPARLTGQELWRLQRAFGYTDEDTRLLLRPMAETGKEPVGSMGTDTPLAVLSDQAPSLFSYFHQLFAQVTNPPIDPIREALVMTLGTGLGPEGNTLEETPEQCHRMALPGPILTNGQFARLAAVRGEGVFETHVLSLLYPVDGDEASLEQAVERLCSRAVEAVDAGASILVLSDRGVDAAHVPIPVLLALSSVHQRLVRDGIRMYTGLVVETAEAREVHHFACLFGYGASAVNPYLALDTLRAMAEAGDLQVDHEKAQEQFIHGIEEGLLKVMSKMGISTLQSYRGSQLFEAVGLERHLIERHFTGTPSRIEGVGLPELGREVRERHERGFGQTANLDTAVLPAGGLYQWRRRGETHKWNPATLAKLQTAARTNNPLLFAEYSRLADDETQEHCNLRGLLEVVSEGHTSVPLEEVEPASEIVRRFVTGAMSFGSISAEAHETLAIAMNRIGGRSNSGEGGEESHRYQLDENGDSRRSAIKQVASARFGVTTEYLVNASELQIKMAQGAKPGEGGQLPGHKVDERIARVRWSTPGVTLISPPPHHDIYSIEDLSQLIYDLQSVNPQARVSVKLVSEVGVGTIAAGVSKAGAGCVVISGYEGGTGASPLSSIKHAGLPWELGLAETQQVLVHNGLRSRIRVQVDGGLRTAKDVLMAAMMGAEEFGMATASLIALGCIMLRKCHLNTCSVGIATQDLALRERFHGKPEHVVNFFYMVAEDLRRQMAALGFRKLEEAVGRVDLLRQRSSMAHWKARKVNLSALLEPPKAPASEPRRCDTPHRKDVSDHLDHELLRNAGPALEGSSPTFLTRPVSNIHRAVGAMLSGEIAKRHGARGLPDGQLRIRLQGSAGQSFGAFLASGVTLELEGDSNDYLGKGLSGGRIIVYPPSSSRFVPEENVLVGNTVLYGATAGEVYLRGLAGERFAVRNSGAQAVVEGVGDHGCEYMTGGVVVVLGPTGRNFAAGMSGGTAYVLDRERTFRKSCNLEMVELESLVDESELWLVHGMIERHFHHTNSTLARRVLDNWELMVPQFVKVMPTDYKRVLQARRAARKPPSVMPQRLHAVGSEG
- a CDS encoding glutamate synthase subunit beta; protein product: MGKPTGFLEWSRRPAPKREKTERVQDWKEFVLPLAPDEAKRQAGRCMDCGVPFCQQGCPLGNPIPDFNDAVYNGRWKAAYLSLSGTNNFPEFTGRLCPAPCEASCVLSINQDAVTIEQMEKEIAERAFAEGWVTPRPPASRTGRSVAVVGSGPAGLAAAAQLNQAGHTVTVYERDDRLGGLMRYGIPDFKMEKSVLDRRLAVMEAEGVVFRTGVDVGKEIGFRALREQHDAVVLALGARKARELEVPGRELEGVLPAMQFLEHQNRVVSGLATPDPRLSAAGKRVLILGGGDTGSDCLGTSIRQGAKSVTQVELMPAPPHVRAADNPWPRWPLLFRTSSSQEEGGVREFGFMTKHLSGQDGRLQALHAVKVEPRREGDGPLRLIEAPGSEVTHEVDMLILAMGFTGPDTAQLSEQLGVKITPRGTVQIDKHFATSADGVFCAGDASRGASLIVWALSEGREAAKAVDAYLTGLPSALPSRGRDAAFG
- a CDS encoding tetratricopeptide repeat protein, translated to MSEQVAKELVDKGVGLSDVNKSEEALPLYDEVIQKFGGSKEAGLRVQVVRAFTNKGIALHRMQKPLEALPFYDEAIKRSEGSEPALREAAARALLQKANVLRDLNQNDNALILCSDLIKGAAAAALPVPVAGALFTMADTLANLGRQDEALPLYDEVVQRFGASSDPALKPLVAGALFSKSMLLRFKNRPQEAVAAYDEIIKRFGDASEPHLRNMAVMAQQSKNELQPK